Proteins co-encoded in one Rudaeicoccus suwonensis genomic window:
- the rpmI gene encoding 50S ribosomal protein L35, which yields MPKMKTHSGAKKRFKISGSGKVIRQRARHVHKFQERSSSAARRLVPDVEATKADSKKIKKLLGK from the coding sequence ATGCCGAAGATGAAGACCCACAGTGGCGCCAAGAAGCGCTTCAAGATCAGCGGGTCGGGCAAGGTCATCCGGCAGCGTGCACGTCACGTGCACAAGTTCCAGGAGCGCTCCAGCAGCGCTGCCCGCCGCCTGGTGCCGGACGTCGAGGCGACCAAGGCCGACAGCAAGAAGATCAAGAAGCTCCTGGGCAAGTAA
- the argC gene encoding N-acetyl-gamma-glutamyl-phosphate reductase, whose product MVFKVAVAGASGYAGGELLRLLLGHPQVQIGALTAAGSAGDVLARHQPHLPALADVVIQPTNPDVLAGHDVVFLALPHGASAVLAEQLDARVVIDCGADFRLIDSVAWQQFYGTEHAGSWAYGLPELATAEGPQRDHLQGARRIAVPGCYPTACSLALAPAFAEQLVQTEQVVIVAASGTSGAGRSLKPHLLGSETMGSMSPYGVGGSHRHTPEIEQNLSAAAGRPVTVSFTPTLAPMSRGILATCTASIAPGVSVDDVRAAYENAYGTEAFVHLLPEGSWPTTGAVLGSNNAVLQVAVDERVGRVVIVCAIDNLTKGTAGGAVQNMNLALGLPETMGLPTTGVAP is encoded by the coding sequence ATTGTGTTCAAGGTAGCGGTCGCGGGAGCGAGTGGGTATGCCGGTGGCGAGTTGCTGCGGCTGCTGCTCGGGCATCCGCAGGTCCAGATTGGTGCTCTGACGGCAGCGGGTAGTGCCGGTGACGTGCTGGCCCGACATCAGCCGCATCTGCCGGCGCTTGCGGACGTCGTGATCCAGCCGACGAATCCCGACGTGCTCGCCGGTCACGACGTGGTCTTCCTCGCATTGCCGCACGGAGCGTCTGCGGTGCTGGCGGAGCAGCTCGATGCCCGTGTCGTCATCGACTGCGGTGCGGACTTCCGGCTGATCGATTCGGTCGCCTGGCAGCAGTTCTACGGCACCGAGCACGCCGGAAGTTGGGCCTACGGACTGCCCGAGTTGGCAACCGCGGAGGGTCCGCAGCGCGATCACCTGCAGGGGGCTCGCCGCATCGCCGTGCCCGGTTGCTATCCCACTGCGTGTTCGCTCGCGCTGGCACCGGCTTTCGCCGAGCAACTTGTCCAGACCGAGCAGGTTGTCATCGTCGCGGCCAGTGGCACCTCGGGTGCCGGTCGCAGCTTGAAGCCTCATCTGCTGGGTTCGGAGACCATGGGCTCGATGAGTCCGTATGGCGTCGGCGGGAGCCACCGGCACACTCCCGAGATCGAGCAGAATCTCTCGGCCGCCGCGGGGCGTCCGGTCACGGTGTCCTTCACTCCGACACTCGCACCGATGTCGCGCGGCATCCTTGCGACGTGCACTGCGAGCATCGCCCCTGGAGTCTCCGTCGATGACGTGCGGGCCGCCTACGAAAACGCTTATGGCACAGAAGCTTTCGTGCATCTGCTGCCCGAGGGCAGCTGGCCCACGACTGGAGCAGTGCTTGGCTCCAACAACGCCGTGCTGCAGGTGGCTGTCGACGAGCGGGTGGGCCGCGTTGTGATCGTGTGCGCGATCGACAATCTGACCAAGGGCACGGCGGGTGGCGCCGTGCAGAACATGAACCTCGCTCTCGGCCTGCCCGAGACGATGGGACTACCGACGACGGGAGTGGCGCCGTGA
- the pheT gene encoding phenylalanine--tRNA ligase subunit beta encodes MRVPLDWLGEYVELPSGTSGLDVAAALVKVGLEEEGLHGREITGPLVVGRVLTREPEPQKNGKTINWCSVDVGAANGTGEPQGIVCGAHNFEVGDLVVVVLPGAELPGGFAIAARKTYGHVSAGMICAADELGLPDDGSGGIIRLADLFEGADLEPGQDAIPLLGLDRETIEINVTPDRGYCFSLRGVAREYSHATGAVFTDPVAALADSAPAATEGGFAVRVSDDAPLRGRVGCDRFVARIVRGIDVSAPTPAWMATRLTEAGMRPISLPVDITNYAMLALGQPLHAYDLATLTAPIVVRRAAPGEKLKTLDGVERDLFAEDLLITDGSGRGLGIAGVMGGFDSEITASTTDVLIEGAHFDPTTIARSARRHKLPSEASRRFERGVDPQLAPAAVQLVVDLLVTYAGGTVDAEVTDVDATVAAATIEFDPALATRLIGVEYSAAEVSSVLTQVGCEIVERDGLLVVSPPSWRPDITTGPDLVEEVARIKGYDQIPSILPTPPGGRGLTHAQQVRRILTDLLAAQGLSEIWSAPFVSDDRHAALGYPVEAARARTVRLANPLNEELPLMRISVISTMVDALKRNIARGIKDVALFEQGLVVALEGPQLSAPTSPVGVRPAPELLDRIRAAVPAQPRHLGILISGEAEHSGWWGKGRAADCSDAIALVRALGEALAVPLTVAADHEMPFHPGRCAQFTLADGTLVGHAGELHPKVVSALGLPARTIGAEVDIDVLAAASESAVTAQPIANLPLAGSDVALVVDAGVTAAAVEAALRSGAGDLLESITLFDAYTGDQAGDGKKSLAYRMGFRSADRTLTTDEVNSARDAAVAAAAKATGAVQRT; translated from the coding sequence ATGCGGGTTCCGTTGGACTGGCTGGGAGAGTATGTCGAACTCCCTTCTGGCACAAGCGGTCTCGACGTTGCCGCCGCGCTGGTCAAGGTCGGCCTGGAGGAAGAGGGCCTGCACGGCCGTGAGATCACCGGCCCGCTGGTCGTCGGTCGGGTGCTGACCCGCGAGCCCGAGCCGCAGAAGAACGGCAAGACGATCAACTGGTGCTCGGTCGACGTCGGCGCGGCCAATGGCACCGGCGAGCCTCAGGGAATTGTCTGCGGTGCGCACAACTTCGAGGTCGGCGACCTGGTCGTCGTCGTGCTGCCGGGGGCCGAGCTGCCGGGAGGCTTCGCCATCGCCGCCCGCAAGACGTACGGTCACGTGTCGGCCGGAATGATCTGTGCCGCGGACGAGCTCGGACTGCCCGATGACGGCTCCGGCGGCATCATCCGGCTTGCGGATCTTTTCGAGGGTGCCGATCTCGAGCCGGGTCAGGACGCCATACCGCTGCTCGGTCTTGATCGGGAGACGATCGAGATCAACGTGACCCCGGACCGCGGTTACTGTTTCTCGCTGCGTGGTGTCGCACGCGAGTACTCTCACGCCACCGGAGCGGTGTTCACCGATCCGGTTGCGGCGCTTGCAGATTCGGCACCGGCGGCGACGGAAGGCGGCTTCGCCGTGCGCGTGTCCGACGACGCGCCGCTGCGTGGCCGGGTCGGTTGCGACCGGTTCGTCGCTCGCATCGTGCGCGGTATCGACGTCTCCGCACCGACGCCTGCGTGGATGGCGACCCGGTTGACCGAAGCCGGAATGCGTCCGATCTCGTTGCCGGTCGACATCACTAACTACGCCATGCTCGCCCTCGGGCAGCCCTTGCACGCCTACGACCTGGCCACGCTGACCGCGCCGATCGTGGTGCGACGTGCTGCGCCGGGCGAGAAGCTGAAGACCCTCGACGGTGTGGAGCGCGATCTGTTCGCCGAGGACCTGTTGATCACCGACGGGTCGGGCCGTGGCCTGGGCATCGCCGGTGTGATGGGCGGCTTCGACTCAGAGATCACCGCGTCGACGACCGACGTGCTCATCGAGGGCGCCCACTTCGACCCGACGACGATCGCGCGGTCCGCGCGCCGGCACAAGCTGCCGTCGGAGGCCTCGCGCCGTTTCGAGCGTGGCGTCGACCCGCAGCTGGCCCCGGCCGCCGTGCAACTCGTCGTCGACCTGCTGGTGACGTATGCCGGTGGCACCGTCGACGCCGAGGTCACCGATGTCGACGCCACGGTCGCGGCGGCCACCATCGAGTTCGACCCGGCACTGGCGACCCGGCTGATCGGAGTGGAGTACTCCGCAGCTGAGGTGTCGTCGGTGCTGACACAGGTCGGCTGCGAGATCGTCGAGCGCGACGGGCTGCTGGTCGTGTCACCGCCGTCGTGGCGACCCGACATCACGACAGGTCCGGATCTGGTCGAGGAGGTGGCCCGCATCAAGGGCTACGACCAGATCCCCTCCATTCTGCCGACGCCGCCGGGTGGTCGCGGACTTACGCACGCCCAGCAGGTTCGCCGGATCCTCACCGATCTGCTTGCAGCGCAAGGACTTTCCGAGATCTGGTCGGCACCCTTCGTCAGCGACGACCGCCACGCCGCGCTCGGTTATCCGGTGGAGGCAGCCAGGGCACGCACCGTCCGACTCGCCAATCCGCTCAACGAGGAACTGCCGCTCATGCGGATCAGCGTGATCTCGACGATGGTCGACGCGCTGAAGCGCAACATCGCACGTGGCATCAAGGATGTCGCGCTGTTCGAGCAGGGGCTGGTCGTCGCGCTCGAGGGTCCGCAACTGTCGGCTCCGACCTCGCCGGTCGGCGTACGGCCCGCGCCGGAACTTCTGGACCGCATCCGGGCTGCTGTCCCTGCGCAACCCCGGCACCTGGGGATCCTCATCTCGGGTGAGGCCGAGCACAGTGGTTGGTGGGGCAAGGGCCGCGCCGCCGACTGCAGCGACGCGATCGCCCTTGTCCGCGCGCTGGGCGAAGCGCTCGCCGTGCCGCTCACGGTGGCGGCTGATCATGAGATGCCGTTCCACCCTGGCCGGTGCGCGCAGTTCACTCTGGCGGACGGCACGCTGGTCGGTCATGCGGGGGAATTGCATCCCAAGGTCGTGTCCGCGCTCGGACTGCCGGCCCGCACGATCGGCGCGGAGGTCGACATCGACGTCCTGGCCGCGGCGAGCGAGTCAGCGGTGACCGCACAGCCGATCGCCAACCTGCCACTGGCCGGCAGCGACGTCGCGCTGGTGGTCGATGCCGGGGTGACGGCTGCGGCCGTCGAGGCTGCCTTGCGGTCGGGCGCCGGTGATCTGCTGGAATCCATCACGCTGTTCGACGCCTACACCGGAGACCAGGCCGGTGACGGCAAGAAGTCGTTGGCCTATCGGATGGGCTTCCGGTCCGCAGATCGCACACTGACGACGGACGAGGTCAATTCTGCGCGCGATGCCGCCGTCGCAGCAGCAGCCAAGGCGACCGGCGCAGTCCAACGGACCTGA
- the pheS gene encoding phenylalanine--tRNA ligase subunit alpha, which yields MSGPNTSYDPVEVAALDPAQLDQAVQDALSAIAAAGTLDELKAVRIAHQGDKSALALANREIGALPPSAKAEAGKRVGQARGQVGAALKTRQAELEAERDERILVEEAVDVTMVPGRRPLGRRHPNELMAQRIADILVGMGWEIAEGPEVEAEWFNFDALNFDIDHPARQMQDTFYVEPADGGLVLRTHTSPVQARSLLERGVPLYIGCIGRAYRTDELDATHMPAFHQIEGLAVDEGITMANLKGTLDRLATELFGDGITTRLRPSFFPFTEPSAEMDLRCFVCRGADPDCRTCSGTGWIEWGGCGMVNRNVLSACGIDPDRYTGFAFGMGVDRALMFRTGVADMREIIEGDVRFNAQFGMEI from the coding sequence GTGTCAGGACCGAATACGTCATACGACCCTGTGGAGGTCGCCGCCTTGGATCCCGCTCAGCTCGACCAGGCCGTGCAGGACGCGCTGAGCGCCATCGCCGCTGCCGGCACCCTCGATGAGCTCAAGGCCGTCCGGATCGCCCACCAGGGTGACAAGAGCGCACTGGCCCTGGCCAACCGCGAGATCGGTGCGCTGCCACCGTCGGCGAAGGCGGAGGCCGGCAAGCGCGTCGGTCAGGCTCGCGGACAGGTGGGTGCCGCACTCAAGACGCGCCAGGCGGAGTTGGAGGCCGAGCGCGACGAGCGGATCCTGGTCGAAGAGGCCGTCGACGTCACCATGGTCCCGGGCCGGCGGCCGCTTGGCCGACGTCACCCCAACGAACTCATGGCGCAACGCATCGCCGACATCCTGGTCGGCATGGGGTGGGAGATCGCCGAGGGCCCCGAGGTCGAGGCGGAGTGGTTCAACTTCGACGCACTGAACTTCGACATCGACCACCCGGCCCGCCAGATGCAGGACACCTTCTACGTCGAACCTGCCGACGGGGGACTGGTGCTGCGCACGCACACCTCGCCGGTGCAGGCGCGCTCGCTGCTCGAGCGTGGTGTGCCGCTGTACATCGGGTGCATCGGTCGCGCTTACCGCACCGACGAGCTCGATGCGACGCACATGCCGGCATTCCACCAGATTGAGGGGCTCGCCGTCGACGAGGGCATCACGATGGCCAATCTGAAAGGCACCCTGGACCGTCTGGCGACCGAGTTGTTCGGTGACGGCATCACGACGCGACTGCGCCCGTCGTTCTTCCCGTTCACCGAGCCGTCCGCGGAGATGGACCTGCGCTGCTTTGTATGCCGCGGCGCCGATCCGGACTGCCGCACGTGTTCCGGCACGGGCTGGATCGAGTGGGGCGGTTGCGGGATGGTCAACCGGAATGTGTTGTCCGCGTGCGGGATCGACCCCGACCGTTACACCGGTTTCGCGTTCGGGATGGGTGTCGACCGTGCACTGATGTTCCGCACCGGTGTCGCGGACATGCGCGAAATCATCGAGGGAGACGTGCGCTTCAACGCGCAGTTCGGGATGGAGATCTGA
- a CDS encoding TrmH family RNA methyltransferase, with translation MPAVLTNPRAERVKDIRALGRRSARERSGRFVVDGPQGVREALRFAPQTVTELYAEEGSRHTELLDLARDADIPVFRCDAAVMAALVDTQHPQGIAAVCRPVDVSLDRALADLGGFVVVLANVRDPGNAGTVIRGADAAGAKAVILSAASVDLYNPKVVRSTAGSLWHLPIAVGAEIEQIVAACQAAGRRVLAADGAGTTLLPDADLSNPHAWLMGNEAWGLEQVTRDLCDDVVRVPIHGHAESLNLAMAATVCVYASAAAATRVERA, from the coding sequence GTGCCCGCCGTCCTGACCAACCCGCGCGCTGAGCGGGTCAAGGACATCCGGGCGCTCGGCCGGCGTTCGGCGCGTGAGCGCTCCGGCCGGTTCGTCGTCGACGGCCCGCAGGGCGTGCGTGAGGCGCTGCGGTTCGCCCCGCAGACCGTCACCGAGCTGTATGCCGAGGAGGGGTCCCGGCATACCGAACTTCTCGACCTCGCCCGCGATGCCGACATCCCGGTGTTCCGGTGCGACGCTGCCGTGATGGCCGCTTTGGTCGACACCCAGCACCCCCAGGGCATTGCCGCCGTCTGTCGACCGGTCGATGTATCGCTGGATCGGGCGCTCGCCGATTTGGGCGGATTCGTCGTCGTGCTCGCCAACGTGCGCGATCCGGGCAACGCGGGCACCGTCATACGCGGCGCCGACGCTGCCGGGGCGAAGGCTGTGATCCTGAGCGCGGCCAGCGTCGACCTGTACAACCCCAAGGTGGTGCGCTCGACGGCTGGCTCGTTGTGGCATCTGCCGATCGCCGTCGGCGCCGAGATCGAGCAGATCGTCGCCGCCTGCCAGGCCGCCGGCCGCCGGGTGCTGGCCGCCGACGGAGCTGGCACAACCCTGCTCCCCGATGCCGATCTGAGCAACCCGCACGCATGGCTGATGGGCAACGAGGCATGGGGCTTGGAGCAAGTCACCCGTGATCTCTGCGACGACGTGGTGCGGGTGCCCATCCACGGTCATGCGGAGTCCCTGAACCTCGCGATGGCAGCGACTGTCTGCGTCTACGCGAGCGCCGCAGCTGCCACGCGCGTCGAGCGCGCCTGA
- the rplT gene encoding 50S ribosomal protein L20: MARVKRAVNAQKKRRTVLEQASGYRGQRSRLYRKAKEQVTHSMGYSYRDRRARKGDFRRLWIQRINAGARANGMTYNRFIQGLKAAEIEVDRRMLAELAVNDAPAFAALVEIAKANVPAAADAASDAVA; the protein is encoded by the coding sequence GTGGCACGCGTGAAGCGGGCGGTCAACGCCCAGAAGAAGCGCCGCACAGTTCTTGAGCAGGCCAGCGGCTACCGCGGACAGCGTTCGCGTCTCTACCGCAAGGCCAAGGAGCAGGTAACCCACAGCATGGGTTACAGCTACCGTGACCGCCGTGCGCGCAAGGGCGACTTCCGTCGCCTCTGGATCCAGCGCATCAACGCCGGCGCCCGCGCCAACGGCATGACCTACAACCGATTCATCCAGGGCCTGAAGGCCGCTGAGATCGAGGTCGACCGCCGTATGCTCGCCGAGCTGGCCGTCAACGACGCCCCCGCCTTTGCGGCGCTCGTCGAGATCGCCAAGGCGAACGTGCCGGCAGCTGCGGACGCCGCGTCCGACGCCGTTGCCTGA
- a CDS encoding winged helix-turn-helix domain-containing protein, translating to MTSDSLSVAQARRIALAAQGFRDRRHDRPTMRTLMRAVDRTGLLQIDSVNVLQRAHFMPLLSRMGPYDVALLERAAQRRPRRLVEYWAHCAAYMPVELWPVMYHRMADYAARGHAWVGLPDQPGLPEALLATITEDGPATARDLDDGLPRTRNNWGWNWSATKGALEYLFFAGRLSVARRNTAFERVYDLPERVIPPDVLAMPVPSVADATTELIRRAARSYGVATEFDLRDYFRLQTSKVHQPHLKPAIQSLVDSGELTPVSVEGWRHQAYLHRDAALPRRIEAQALLSPFDPVVWERRRTESLFDFQYRIEIYVPEAKRVHGYYVLPFLLGDRIVARVDLKADRHAGVLRVQGTYAEPHAPGHTATALAQSLGELAQWLDLDAIEVNPRGDLAPALTRAVIPIAG from the coding sequence GTGACATCGGATTCGCTCAGCGTTGCCCAAGCGCGCCGGATCGCGTTGGCTGCACAGGGTTTTCGCGATCGTCGCCATGATCGACCGACCATGCGGACCCTCATGCGTGCGGTCGACCGCACCGGCCTGCTGCAGATCGATTCGGTCAACGTGCTCCAGCGTGCCCACTTCATGCCCCTGCTGTCGCGCATGGGGCCGTATGACGTGGCTCTGCTCGAGCGTGCGGCGCAGCGCCGGCCGCGTCGGCTGGTGGAGTACTGGGCGCACTGTGCGGCATACATGCCGGTCGAACTCTGGCCGGTGATGTATCACCGGATGGCCGACTACGCAGCGCGCGGCCACGCCTGGGTCGGCCTGCCGGACCAGCCCGGTTTGCCCGAAGCACTGTTGGCGACGATCACCGAGGACGGACCCGCGACCGCACGTGATCTCGACGACGGGCTGCCCCGCACACGCAACAACTGGGGCTGGAACTGGTCGGCCACCAAGGGGGCCTTGGAGTACCTGTTCTTCGCGGGCAGGCTCTCGGTCGCGCGACGCAATACGGCCTTCGAGCGCGTCTACGACCTGCCCGAGCGGGTGATCCCACCCGATGTGCTGGCGATGCCGGTGCCGAGCGTGGCGGATGCCACCACCGAGCTCATCCGACGAGCGGCGCGCTCGTACGGCGTCGCCACCGAGTTCGACCTGCGTGACTACTTCCGGCTGCAGACGTCCAAGGTCCACCAGCCGCACCTCAAGCCGGCGATCCAGTCACTCGTCGATTCCGGCGAACTCACGCCGGTGTCCGTCGAGGGATGGCGACACCAGGCCTATCTGCACCGCGACGCCGCGCTGCCGCGTCGGATCGAAGCCCAGGCGCTGCTGAGTCCGTTCGACCCGGTGGTCTGGGAGCGTCGCCGCACCGAGTCGCTGTTCGACTTCCAGTACCGCATCGAGATCTACGTCCCCGAGGCCAAACGCGTGCACGGCTACTACGTACTGCCGTTCCTGCTGGGCGATCGCATCGTGGCCCGCGTCGATCTGAAAGCCGACCGGCACGCCGGTGTGCTGCGGGTCCAGGGCACGTATGCCGAGCCGCACGCTCCCGGGCACACGGCGACGGCGCTGGCGCAGTCCCTCGGCGAACTGGCGCAGTGGCTGGATCTTGATGCGATCGAGGTCAATCCCCGCGGTGATCTGGCGCCGGCACTCACTCGGGCCGTCATACCGATCGCCGGGTGA
- a CDS encoding trypsin-like serine peptidase, whose protein sequence is MRPFKKFSPARLALVSLTTIVVTAFGTAAAYADAAGAPPGTPTATQSAGSPFVGALFPPGSPDHACTGTVISSPAGDLVMTAAHCVSGTVAGWTFAPDWSQGSTPEGVWTVTAAYALRGWRDHGNTQQDVAILKVAPQKINGTWRTLQSVAGAATVGWAPRTGQQIDDIAYNDGAQTAVSCTVPTYWTAGYPSFNCHGYVNGSSGSPWLVWHGNKESVVGVIGGLHQGGCYEYTSYSSRFSWDVQRLIQRAIWSRKGDVLPVAGSDGC, encoded by the coding sequence ATGCGCCCGTTCAAGAAGTTCTCCCCCGCGCGTCTGGCTCTCGTCAGCCTCACAACAATCGTGGTGACCGCCTTCGGAACGGCGGCCGCCTATGCCGACGCCGCAGGTGCACCCCCTGGCACGCCGACCGCAACGCAGAGCGCCGGGTCGCCATTCGTCGGCGCACTCTTCCCGCCAGGTTCCCCCGATCACGCGTGCACCGGCACGGTCATCTCCTCGCCCGCCGGTGACCTTGTCATGACCGCGGCGCACTGTGTCTCGGGCACCGTCGCCGGGTGGACCTTCGCGCCCGATTGGAGCCAGGGATCGACCCCGGAGGGAGTCTGGACGGTGACGGCGGCATACGCCCTGCGCGGGTGGCGCGACCACGGCAACACCCAGCAGGACGTGGCCATCCTCAAGGTCGCACCGCAGAAGATCAACGGCACGTGGCGGACCCTGCAGTCGGTCGCCGGGGCCGCAACCGTCGGCTGGGCCCCGAGGACCGGGCAGCAGATCGACGACATCGCCTACAACGACGGCGCCCAGACAGCCGTCAGCTGCACTGTGCCGACCTATTGGACCGCGGGTTATCCGTCGTTCAACTGCCACGGCTACGTCAACGGCAGCAGTGGCAGTCCGTGGCTGGTCTGGCACGGCAACAAGGAGTCGGTGGTCGGCGTCATCGGTGGACTGCACCAGGGTGGCTGTTATGAATACACGTCGTATTCGTCACGATTCAGCTGGGACGTGCAGCGCCTGATCCAGCGCGCCATCTGGTCGCGCAAAGGAGACGTGCTGCCCGTCGCCGGCAGCGACGGCTGCTGA
- the infC gene encoding translation initiation factor IF-3 gives MSAEPRINDRIRVPEVRLVGPNGEQVGIVRVEDALRLAAEADLDLVEVAPMAKPPVAKLMDYGKFKYEAAMKAREARKNQVNTVIKEIKLRPKIDPHDYGTKKGHVERFLSAGDKVKVTIMFRGREQSRPELGFRLLQRLAEDVQELGFVESSPKQDGRNMIMVLGPTKKKAEARAEGRRRREQADAAAAPAEEAPAAADAG, from the coding sequence ATCAGCGCTGAGCCCCGTATCAATGACCGCATCCGGGTTCCGGAAGTGCGGTTGGTTGGGCCGAACGGTGAGCAGGTCGGCATTGTGCGCGTCGAGGACGCGCTGCGACTTGCAGCAGAGGCAGACCTCGACCTGGTCGAGGTCGCGCCGATGGCGAAGCCCCCCGTGGCGAAACTCATGGACTACGGCAAATTCAAGTACGAAGCCGCCATGAAGGCCCGTGAGGCACGCAAGAACCAGGTCAACACCGTCATCAAGGAGATCAAGCTCCGACCGAAGATCGACCCGCACGACTACGGCACCAAAAAGGGCCACGTCGAGCGCTTCCTCTCGGCCGGTGACAAGGTCAAGGTGACGATCATGTTCCGAGGCCGCGAGCAGTCGCGCCCGGAGCTCGGTTTCCGGTTGTTGCAGCGACTCGCCGAGGACGTCCAGGAGTTGGGCTTCGTCGAGAGCTCGCCCAAGCAGGACGGCCGCAACATGATCATGGTGCTGGGCCCGACGAAGAAGAAGGCCGAGGCCAGGGCTGAGGGCCGTCGTCGACGCGAGCAGGCAGACGCTGCTGCGGCACCCGCCGAGGAAGCCCCGGCAGCAGCCGACGCCGGCTGA
- a CDS encoding MFS transporter — protein sequence MSIQPYQRVLSITDARRVLLLGFLLRIPIFSAGVILTLHVVGALHRSYADAGLVAAGATIAIAISGPWRGRLLDRMGLRRVVLPSLLVSGVCWAVAPFVGYWALLVLATIAGLFVVPTFSIIRQGVIAAVPDPDRRTALSLDGMVVELSFMIGPILVVWLATFIDTAWVLFGIEMVGVVVGALLWWANPPLRSASTDAADAAAERVPRSSWFRPAFVAICAAAAAATIVLAGSDVGIVAAVRHFDAVDEMGIVLVPWGAGSLLGGLIYGALSRPIQPFLLLGGLAVVTAPMAFADGIWSLAALSLLAGLFCAPTITATVDAVSQVVPAAARGEAMGWHGSFMTAGSALGAPVAGAAIDSWTFRGGFVSVAVVGVVIAAAGAVAMQLRQRVRDSHVLVA from the coding sequence ATGTCCATTCAGCCGTACCAGCGTGTCCTGAGCATCACCGACGCCCGCCGGGTGCTGCTGCTGGGCTTCCTGCTGCGGATCCCGATCTTCTCCGCGGGCGTGATTCTCACTCTGCACGTCGTCGGCGCACTGCACCGCTCGTATGCCGATGCCGGTCTCGTCGCCGCCGGCGCGACGATCGCCATCGCGATCTCCGGCCCCTGGCGGGGGCGCCTGCTCGATCGCATGGGTCTGCGGCGGGTGGTCCTGCCGTCCCTGCTCGTCAGCGGCGTCTGCTGGGCGGTGGCGCCGTTCGTCGGTTACTGGGCGTTGCTCGTACTCGCAACGATCGCAGGCCTTTTCGTCGTTCCGACCTTCTCCATCATCCGGCAGGGAGTCATCGCCGCGGTGCCGGACCCCGATCGCCGTACCGCGCTGTCGTTGGACGGCATGGTCGTCGAGTTGTCGTTCATGATCGGCCCGATCCTCGTGGTCTGGCTGGCGACCTTCATCGACACCGCCTGGGTGCTTTTCGGCATCGAGATGGTCGGTGTCGTCGTCGGCGCACTGCTGTGGTGGGCGAACCCACCGTTGCGGTCCGCCTCCACCGATGCGGCCGATGCCGCCGCGGAGCGGGTGCCGCGCTCGTCGTGGTTCCGTCCCGCCTTCGTGGCCATCTGTGCCGCCGCGGCTGCCGCGACCATCGTGCTCGCGGGCAGCGACGTCGGCATCGTGGCCGCCGTGCGGCATTTCGACGCCGTCGACGAGATGGGCATCGTGCTGGTGCCATGGGGTGCCGGATCATTGTTGGGCGGGCTGATCTACGGCGCGCTGTCGCGGCCGATACAGCCGTTCCTGCTGCTGGGTGGCCTGGCGGTGGTGACCGCGCCGATGGCGTTCGCCGACGGAATCTGGTCGCTCGCCGCGCTGTCGCTGCTCGCCGGTCTGTTCTGCGCGCCCACGATCACAGCCACCGTGGATGCGGTGAGTCAGGTCGTTCCGGCCGCCGCCCGCGGTGAGGCGATGGGCTGGCACGGTTCCTTCATGACGGCCGGTTCGGCGCTGGGTGCTCCCGTCGCGGGGGCTGCCATCGACAGCTGGACCTTCCGCGGTGGTTTCGTCTCCGTCGCGGTGGTCGGCGTGGTCATCGCTGCGGCGGGAGCCGTCGCGATGCAGCTGCGGCAGCGGGTGCGCGACTCCCACGTGCTCGTGGCCTGA